The genomic stretch CTGCATCCCGCCCAGAACATCGCCTGCGATACGCCGTTTCGGTCGACGCGTGCGCTGCCCTGCGATCAACCGGTCTGGGTCTACGGAAGTCCCTGCGAGCGAGATTTGGGTCTCGGTCGCTACCGGTCTTGCGACGGGCGCTGAACGGGGGGCTGGTTTCGGAACAGGGTCATGACCGCGGGGGGCCGTTCAGAGCAGACGCTCGCAGCCGCGATGGTGCACCATCGCGCCGGCCGTCTCGCTGAGGCCGAGCGGCTCTACCAGTCCGTCTGCGATACTGATCCAGGCAACGCGCGCGCGTTTCACCTCTACGGCGTGGTCGCCCATCAGCTCGGACGGCCCGATGCGGCGTCGCTGCTCGGCCGCGCCGTGACCCTCGATCCGGCATTTGCCGAGGCCCACAACGACCGCGGCGTGATCCTCGCCGCCAATGGATCGTTTGCCGACGCCATCCCCTGCTTCGAGCGCGCGGTGGCGCTTAATCCCGGATATATCGAGGCGCGCAATAATCTCGGACGCGGATTGCGGTCGCTCGGGCGCCTCGACGAAGCATTGGTGCAGTTCGAACAGGTCCTGAAAGCCGCGCCCGATTCGCCGCTTGCCCATTTCAATCTGGGCTCGGTGCTCGAACTGGCTGGTCAACGGCCTGACGCCGAGAAGCATTACCGCAGCGCCATCGCGCTGCGCCCCGACTTTGTCGACGCCCATCTCCAATTGGCTTTGCTGCTTCAGAACAGCGATCGGCTGCCTGAAGCGCTGGCCCATGCGGAGCGGGCGGTCGCACTGCGTCCGGACAGCGCCGGTGCCCGCAACAATCTTGGCAATATTCTCCGCAGCCTCGGCCGGCGCGAGGAAGCGATCGCGCAATATCGGTCAGCGCTGCGGCTCGAGCCGAACTTCTTCATGGCGCACTACAATTGCGGCGTCGCGCTGCGTGGTGAGACCAGGATCGCGGAAGCGCGGGCGCATTTCGAGCGTGCGGTTGCGCTCAGGCCGGATTTTTTGGAAGCCGAACTCGCTTTGTGCATGGCGGAGCTTCCCGCGCTTTACGCGGACGCAGCGGAGATCGACGAGCGGCGCGCGGCCTATGCAAGCCGGCTGGCAAAACTGTCCGCGAATCTGGAACGCGCGGCCGTCCCCGCCGCGCTCACCGAGGCGATCGGGTCGCATCAGCCGTTCTATCTTCCCTATCAGGGCCGCAACGACCGCGAGCTTCAAGCTCGCTATGGCGCGCTGGTCTGCAAAATCATGGCCGCGAGATATCAGACGCCGGTTTTCCCGGATCCGCCCGCCGCGGGCGAGAAGATCAGGCTCGGTATCGTCAGCGGGTTTTTCCGGCAGCATTCGAACTGGAAGATCCCGATCAAAGGATGGCTCAAAATGCTGGACCGCGATCGGTTTCACGTCTCCGGCTATTACACGAACCCTGAGCGCGATGGCGAGACCGAGGCGGCGGCAGCGATGTGCGACCGCTTCGTGCAGGGTCCGCTATCACTCGACGGGTGGCGGCGCGCGGTCCTCGACGACGCGCCGCATGTTCTGATCTTTCCCGAAATCGGTATGGACAAGGTGTCGGCGCAACTCGCGGCGCAGCGGCTCGCCGCGGTTCAGTGCGTTTCCTGGGGACACCCGGTCACATCGGGATTTCCGACCGTCGATTACTTCATCAGCAGCGATCTCATGGAACCCGCGGACGCCGCCGATCACTATTTTGAAAAACTGGTGCGGTTGCCCAATCTATCGATCTATGTCGAACCGCCGGACGTCTCGCCGCCCGGGATCGACCGGGCCAAGCTCGGTCTGCGCGAAAATGCCGTTGTCTATTGGTGCGGCCAATCGTTGCCAAAGTACCTGCCGCAATTCGACGAGGTCTTCGCGCGCATCGCCACGGAGGTTCCCGACTCCCAATTTGCTTTCATCGAATTCGGAGGCGGTAGCGGCGTCACCAATTTGTTCCGAAATAGGCTCGAGCGCGCCTTCAAGGCCGCCGCTCTCAGCGCCGGCGATCACTGTGTTTTCCTGCCCCGGCTTGCGCCGGATCTGTTCGTCGCCGCCATCGGTCAATGCGACGTCGTGCTGGATAGCATCGGCTGGTCGGGCTGCAATTCGATCCTGGAGAGCCTCGTTCACGATCTTCCCATCGTGACATTGGCCGGCGCGATGATGCGCGGCCGCCACGCGGCGGCGATCCTTGACATGATGGGGGTCGGAGAGACCACGGCGCGGACCGTCGATGAATATGTCGGCTTTGCAGGCGCGCTCGGCCGCGACGCAACGAAGCGAAGCCGATTGTCCGCCCAAATACGTGACCAGAAGCGTCGAATCTACCGCGACCTTGACTGCATCGCATCGCTCCAGGAGTTTTTGGACAAAGCGGTGCGAAATCCCGGCAGCAAGTAGTTTGGAAAACCCTTGCTCACTGTGAGCTCCGCGGATCGCAATTCGCGCAGGGTCACTCGGTCACGTCCACGGATTCTTGCCGCTCGACAGCCGCTCCGCCATTTCGGTCTGGAATTGCGGGGGGCCATATGCGATCCATTCGCCGTCGGTCTGGAAGATCAGCGGCCGCTGGCTCTGCCGACAAAACTCCTTCAGCCAGTTGATCGCTTTCTCCTTCGGCCGTGCGCCGACGGCGACGGCAACATGGACCGGGACGCCCCGCCACTGAAAGTTTGAGGCAAGCAGAATCAAATTCGCCTTGTCCGGCCGCATCCATTCGGGAAGCGGACTGTTGTCGGCGAGCCACCCGCAAATGAATTGCTGGCACGGATCCACCGGCCTGTCCTGGTAGATGCTGCATTTGTGCGCGACACTGAAGCGGCAGGGATTTCCCGGCGAAACATCCTGACCGCGGACAGTGATCCTCAGCCAGCCGTCACAGCAGGCCGTGCATTCCGAACATCCTCTGGCTGCATTCGATCGATCAGGCTGCATTGAAGTTTTCGTCCCAACATTTCGGCTACGCTAGGTAAGATTCGAGCCGACTGCAAATCAGATCGGCCCGCAGGGGTAGCGAAGCATAGTCGCCCTCCATTGATGACAAAAGGCGGGTTAAGCCGGAATCTGGCATCGGGCCGCGCCTCGCGCGGACCCGTTGGCCAGCCCTCCTTACATGTTGCGGCAGTCGAATTGCTTTTAACCGCTTGCAATTTTGCGCTCGTGGGCCATACCGTCGAAAAGCAAAAGGGGTTTGAGCGATGCTAAATGAGCGAGAGAAGATTCTGGAAGCGCTGCGCGAGAAGCCGCTGAAGGTGTTCGAGGTGATGCGGCGCGCCAATATTCCGAATGAGGAAGCATGCCAATCGCTCCTGATGAAAATGCGGAGCGAAGGTTCGGTCAAGTTCGATATTCACAAGGGCCGATGGCACATCGGGTGACCACGTGCAGAGAGTGCCAACCATTGCCTAAATGGTATTGGCGACGCCCGCCTGATGCGATCCCGCGCCCGCTTGCGCATCATGAGGCGAAAACCCGGCCGGCGGCCGGGCCAGGGATCGGCCAACGCGCCTGAGCATCGCACCTGCCCGCGTGGCGCTGTGGTCAAGCAGCCAACGCCCGAACGCAGGAGGTGACAGCGCGCGCGCATAGAGAAATCCCTGAACGACGTCGCATCCAAGTTCCGCCAGCAAGTCTCTCTGCCCATCTGTTTCGACGCCTTCGGCCACGACGGTGAGCTGCAGGCTCTGGCCAACGCGGATCACGGTGGTAACGATCGCCCGCGCAGTGGGGTCGCTCTCGACATCGCGCATGAAGCTGCGATCGATCTTCAGCTCGCGGATTGGCAGATGCGCCAACCGGCTGAGACTCGAATAGCCGGTTCCAAAATCGTCCAGCGACAGGCCGACACCCTGCTTGCGAAGGGCATTCATGGTCTCGATCGCGACCGAGCGCTCGTTCAGGAACACGCCCTCGGTGATCTCGAGCATCAGCACTTCCGCCGGCAGGCCGTGATCCGCGAGGATCCCGGCGACAACTGATGCCAGATTCACGTTCTGGAAATTGATCGGCGACAGATTGACCGACACGCAGGGGATATCCAGCCCGGCCTTGCGCCATTCCGCCATTTGCCGGCAGGCCTCGCGGACCGACCACAGGCCGATCTGCTCGATCAGTCCGCACTCTTCGGCCAGCGGGATGAATTTCGCAGGCGAGACCTCGCCGAGCACCGGGTCATGCCAGCGCGCCAGCGCCTCGACGCCATGGATGGCGCCATCGCTCGTCCGGATCTGCGGCTGATAATGCAACTTCAGGGCATCGTTGGCGATCGCACTGCGCAACGCCGCGCTGTGGGCCAGCCGTTGTTCGGCGAGCCGGTCCATGTCCGCCGAGAAGAAGCGATAGGTGGAGCGGCCGGCGCGCTTGGCCTTGTACATGGCCGCATCGGCCTGCTGTATCAGAGTATCGATGTCATCAGCGTTGTCCGGATAGATGCTGATGCCGATGCTGGCGGACATTGGCACCTGCCTGGTTCCGATCGGGAGCGGCGTGGAGACAGCTTCCGTGATCCGCGAAGCGACCGTTGAGGCCTCGCTGGCGTCGCGGTTCGGCAACACGATCACGAATTCGTCGCCGCCGAGACGTCCCAGCAGGTCGCCCGGCTGAATCTGCGCGCGCAGGCGTTGGGCGAATTCGACCAGCAATTCGTCGCCGGCCGAGTGTCCAAGCGTATCGTTGACGTCCTTGAAATTGTCGACATCGAGAAACGCCAGCGCGACGTGTCCACCGGCGGGGCAGGCCTGGACCGCCTCGGCGATCATGTCGCGCAAGCGCGCGCGGTTCGGCAGGCCGGTCAACGTATCGTAATAGGCGAGCCGCGCGATCTGGGCGCGCGCTTCCTTGCGCTCGATCGCCAGCGCGCCGAGATGGACGCAGGCGTCGACGATGCGCTGATGCCAGCGGCTTGGCGGGCGGCATTCCCTGAAATAGAAGGCGAAGGTACCGATCACGCGGCCATCCTTGCCCTTGATCGGCGTCGACCAGCAGGCGCGCAAGCCGACCTCGAGCGGCCGGGTCTTGAACGGCTGCCAGCGCGGATCGGTGTCGATATCCTGCGCCAGCACGGCCTCGCCGTAATACGCCGCGGAACCGCAGGAGCCGATATCCGGGCCGATGGCGACGCCATCCAGCGCCCGGGAATAATCCTCGGGAAGGCTGGGGCCGCCCAGCGGATGAATTAGTCCAGCGGTGTCGATGTGGAGCAGCGAGGACACGACATCGGGCGCGATCTCCTCGACACGCCGGCAAAGCCGATCGGCGATATCGGTCAAGGGGATTTCATCGGCCAGTGCGTTCATGATCAGCTGCTGCAGCGACCGCAACTGCCTGGTCTCGGTGATATCGGTCAGCAGGGCGAACATGTACTTGACCTGCCCGCGGGCGTTGCGGAACGCCTTGACGTTGGCCGAGACCCAGATCTCGTCGCCGTTCTTGTCGTAGGCGAGGACTTCCTCCTCGCCGCCGTTTTCCTCATCGATGCAGCGCCGCAATCTTGCGAGCGTCTCGGGATCGGTATGGCGGCCCGCGATCAACTCGCGCAGCTGCCGTCCCGTCGCCTCCTCGGGCGTGTAGCCGAACATTCCGGCAAACGCCGCGTTGACATAGACGATCCTCCGGTCGGGATCGGTGACGACGACGGCGCGGTTGGTGCGGTCCGCGACCTCCGACAGCAGCGCCGATCGGGCGCGACGATCGGCTTCGGCGGTGATGTCGCGAACGTAGGCGATGGTCGAGGTCCGGCCGCCGGCCTCGACACGCGAAAGCGACAGCGCGGCGCGAACCCGGCTGCCATCCTTGCGCTTGATCGTGATCTCGGAGCTGCGTGTCCTGAAAGCGTCGTCGCCGCTCGTTTCACCCGAGACCGGCGCCGAATGCTGTTGCAGATCTTCAAGCCCCAGACAGCCTACATGACGACCGAGCACTTCCGTGCGGTTCAGCCCCCAGACGAGCTCGGCTGCCGCGTTGAAATGGCTGACGCGCAGATCGCTGTCGACGATCACGACGGCATCGTTCGCCCGCTCGAGTGCCGCCAGCAGGAAATCCGGGTCCTCTATCACAGGGCAATCGTGTTCGAGCATCATCCAACCCTGGTGCCCGCCTGGAAGCCATCGAGGCCTTGTCCCGGCGGAGGCACCGTTTTGGCGAAGAGCCTATGGTCCATCGGTGTTGAAATGGTTCTTCGGTCCGGTTCCATCCGGCGGAAAGATATCATCGTTAAGAATTCGCTAATGATCCGCAGCGAGCGCGGGTGAATACTGCTCCGGGCAGTCTCGATATTGGCCTGCGCAGCTGGTGCCGAGGGTTTCAAATTTGCAATAGAAGCCATGTCGACATTGAAATTCGCAGCTTTGCGGCAACGGTTTACTCTCGCGGCAGACCAAGCACGCGAATCGGAGAGGGAACGCAGTTCGATGGCTGATATTGGAGCAAAAGCCGGAGGCCAGGCGTCGCCAGCGCCGGCCCTGCCGTCCTGGCCGGACGAGGTCTACCGTGCGCTGAAGGACGCGGGCGTGCGCCAGGTCGCGATGGTGCCGGATGCCGGCCATAGCCGCCTGATCCGCGCCTTCGAGGCCGATCCGGAAACCCGCCTCGTCACCCTGACGACGGAGGAAGAAGGCGTGGCGATGCTGGCCGGCGCCTGGCTGGGCGGCGAACGCGGCGTGCTCCTGCTGCAGTCCAGCGGCGTCGGCAATTGCATCAACATGCTCTCGCTGCCCGCCATCTGCCACATGCCGCTGCTGATGATCGTGACGATGCGCGGCGATTGGGGTGAGTTCAACCCGTGGCAGATCCCGATGGGGCAGGGGACACGCGCGGTGCTGGAGGCGATGGGCGTGATCGTGACGCGGGCGGATGAGCCTGATCTGGTCGCCTCGACGGTCCAGGGCGCTGCGAACCTCGCTTTCAACACCTGGCGGCCGGCGGCGGTCCTGATCGGACAGCGCGTGCTCGGCGCCAAGAATTTCAAGGAGCTTGCCCGCAAATGACCCATCCGAATGCGTTGCTTCACCGTCGCGACGTCGTCAATGAACTGTTGCGGGCGCGCGGCGATCTGCTCGTGATCGCCGGCCTCGGCGCGCCGAACTGGGATGTCTCGGCCGCGGGCGATCACCCCAATAATTTTCCGCTGTGGGGCGCGATGGGCGCCGCTTCCATGATCGGGCTCGGACTTGCGATGGCGCAGCCGAAGCGGCGGGTGCTCGTCATCACCGGTGATGGCGAGATGCTGATGAGCATTGGGGCGCTGGCCACCATCGCGGTCGAGAAGCCTGCGAACCTGACCATCGCGGTGCTCGACAACGAGCGTTTCGGCGAAACCGGCATGCAGAAGACCCACACCGCCGCCGGCGTGGATCTGGCAGCGATGGCGGCCGCGGCCGGCATTCGGACGTCGCGGGTGGTCAGAACGCCAGCCGAGGTCACCGAAATCCGCGATCTCGCGCATCAGGGAAGCGGACCGGTGTTTGCGCAGATCAAGATCAATCCCGAGGCGCTGGTCTTCGTGATGCCGCCGGCCGACGGCGTCATCCTGACGACGCGGTTCCGGCAGTCGGTTCTCGGCGACAGCGCGCTCTATAATTGAGGCGCGCTGTCATACCGTCATCTTGATCTTCCAGAAACCTTCCTTCGAAAGCTGTTCGATCTCGGACATGATCAGCGTCGAGATCGTTGTCGTGGCGATCGACGTCGGATGGTCGATCGGCGATGCCAGGATGAGTTCGCGCGAGATCGACGGGCTGACGAGGGCGGCCATCTCCAGGCGCTGCGCCGCCAGTTCGGCGCGGATGGCGGAGGGCGGCAGCAGCGTGTAGCCCAGTCCCTCTTCCATCAGGCTGATCTGGGCGCGATAGGAATCGGCCTCGATCAGCGGGTTGAGCGACAATTTTTCCCGCGCCACGGCCTTTTCCAGCAGGGCCCGCAGACCGTGCGAAATGCTGGGAACGATCAGGTTCTGCTTCACCAGCCATTTCAGGTCGACGTGCTTCTTCTTGTTGAGGCCCGACCCCGGCGGCCCCACTACGGCGATGTCTTCGCGCCCGATCGACTGCACCTGGAGATGGAGATCCACCGCGGGGCCGTAGGTGATCGCCAGATCCATCTCGCCCCGGTGCAGCCATTCCACCAGATGCCCGCCATAGCTTTCCACGATGCGCAGCGAGATATCCGGAAAATCCGTGATGACGCGGCGGGCGAACCGTCCGGAGAAAACCGCGCTCACCGTCGGAACCAGCCCGAGGATGACGCGTCCGGATGGCTTGCCGCTCGCCGATTGCAAATCGTCGCGCACCTGCTCGATCTGGCGGACCAGACCCGTGGTGCGGTCGAGCAGCATCCGGCCCGCACTTGTCAAAAGCATGCCGCGCCCGTTGCGGACGAACAGCTCGACCCGAAGCTCGTGCTCGAGCAGCTTGATGTGCCGGCTGAGCGCAGGCTGCGCGGCCCGAAGGCGGTCCGCCGCCTTGCTGAGGCTCCCGAGCTCCGCCACGGCCCGGAACGTACGCAATTGCTTGAGATCCATCGGCTACCTTAAATGATTCATCCCACAAGCATCATATGCATTCAGGACCATAAATGGACTTGCGCGATGAACGTCAACAGGCCCCGCTTTGGACCAGACCGCCCTTGAAGGGGGCGTATCGCGATCGGTCCTAACCGGCTACATAGGTAACAGAATAGACCGGCGACATTGATGAGCGAAACATTGACTGCCTCCCTTGCCCGCTTGCCGGTCACCCTCCGCGACGTCGAGGCGGCCGCTTCCGTGCTCGCCGGCCACGTGAAGCGGACCAATTTCGAGCGCAGCCGCACGCTGTCGGACATCACCGGTGCCAACGTCTGGCTCAAGTTCGAAAATTTGCAGTTCACCGCGACCTTCAAGGAGCGCGGCGCGCTCAACCGGCTGTCGGCGCTGTCCGCCGATGAACGGCGGCGGGGCGTGATTGCCGCCTCGGCCGGCAACCACGCGCAGGGCGTGGCCTATCACGCGGCGTGCCTTTTGATCCCGGCAACCATCTTCGTGCCGCTGGGCACGCCAACCAT from Bradyrhizobium sp. Ash2021 encodes the following:
- a CDS encoding thiamine pyrophosphate-dependent enzyme — its product is MTHPNALLHRRDVVNELLRARGDLLVIAGLGAPNWDVSAAGDHPNNFPLWGAMGAASMIGLGLAMAQPKRRVLVITGDGEMLMSIGALATIAVEKPANLTIAVLDNERFGETGMQKTHTAAGVDLAAMAAAAGIRTSRVVRTPAEVTEIRDLAHQGSGPVFAQIKINPEALVFVMPPADGVILTTRFRQSVLGDSALYN
- a CDS encoding tetratricopeptide repeat protein; this translates as MTAGGRSEQTLAAAMVHHRAGRLAEAERLYQSVCDTDPGNARAFHLYGVVAHQLGRPDAASLLGRAVTLDPAFAEAHNDRGVILAANGSFADAIPCFERAVALNPGYIEARNNLGRGLRSLGRLDEALVQFEQVLKAAPDSPLAHFNLGSVLELAGQRPDAEKHYRSAIALRPDFVDAHLQLALLLQNSDRLPEALAHAERAVALRPDSAGARNNLGNILRSLGRREEAIAQYRSALRLEPNFFMAHYNCGVALRGETRIAEARAHFERAVALRPDFLEAELALCMAELPALYADAAEIDERRAAYASRLAKLSANLERAAVPAALTEAIGSHQPFYLPYQGRNDRELQARYGALVCKIMAARYQTPVFPDPPAAGEKIRLGIVSGFFRQHSNWKIPIKGWLKMLDRDRFHVSGYYTNPERDGETEAAAAMCDRFVQGPLSLDGWRRAVLDDAPHVLIFPEIGMDKVSAQLAAQRLAAVQCVSWGHPVTSGFPTVDYFISSDLMEPADAADHYFEKLVRLPNLSIYVEPPDVSPPGIDRAKLGLRENAVVYWCGQSLPKYLPQFDEVFARIATEVPDSQFAFIEFGGGSGVTNLFRNRLERAFKAAALSAGDHCVFLPRLAPDLFVAAIGQCDVVLDSIGWSGCNSILESLVHDLPIVTLAGAMMRGRHAAAILDMMGVGETTARTVDEYVGFAGALGRDATKRSRLSAQIRDQKRRIYRDLDCIASLQEFLDKAVRNPGSK
- a CDS encoding EAL domain-containing protein; the encoded protein is MLEHDCPVIEDPDFLLAALERANDAVVIVDSDLRVSHFNAAAELVWGLNRTEVLGRHVGCLGLEDLQQHSAPVSGETSGDDAFRTRSSEITIKRKDGSRVRAALSLSRVEAGGRTSTIAYVRDITAEADRRARSALLSEVADRTNRAVVVTDPDRRIVYVNAAFAGMFGYTPEEATGRQLRELIAGRHTDPETLARLRRCIDEENGGEEEVLAYDKNGDEIWVSANVKAFRNARGQVKYMFALLTDITETRQLRSLQQLIMNALADEIPLTDIADRLCRRVEEIAPDVVSSLLHIDTAGLIHPLGGPSLPEDYSRALDGVAIGPDIGSCGSAAYYGEAVLAQDIDTDPRWQPFKTRPLEVGLRACWSTPIKGKDGRVIGTFAFYFRECRPPSRWHQRIVDACVHLGALAIERKEARAQIARLAYYDTLTGLPNRARLRDMIAEAVQACPAGGHVALAFLDVDNFKDVNDTLGHSAGDELLVEFAQRLRAQIQPGDLLGRLGGDEFVIVLPNRDASEASTVASRITEAVSTPLPIGTRQVPMSASIGISIYPDNADDIDTLIQQADAAMYKAKRAGRSTYRFFSADMDRLAEQRLAHSAALRSAIANDALKLHYQPQIRTSDGAIHGVEALARWHDPVLGEVSPAKFIPLAEECGLIEQIGLWSVREACRQMAEWRKAGLDIPCVSVNLSPINFQNVNLASVVAGILADHGLPAEVLMLEITEGVFLNERSVAIETMNALRKQGVGLSLDDFGTGYSSLSRLAHLPIRELKIDRSFMRDVESDPTARAIVTTVIRVGQSLQLTVVAEGVETDGQRDLLAELGCDVVQGFLYARALSPPAFGRWLLDHSATRAGAMLRRVGRSLARPPAGFSPHDAQAGAGSHQAGVANTI
- a CDS encoding thiamine pyrophosphate-binding protein, which codes for MADIGAKAGGQASPAPALPSWPDEVYRALKDAGVRQVAMVPDAGHSRLIRAFEADPETRLVTLTTEEEGVAMLAGAWLGGERGVLLLQSSGVGNCINMLSLPAICHMPLLMIVTMRGDWGEFNPWQIPMGQGTRAVLEAMGVIVTRADEPDLVASTVQGAANLAFNTWRPAAVLIGQRVLGAKNFKELARK
- a CDS encoding LysR substrate-binding domain-containing protein, with product MDLKQLRTFRAVAELGSLSKAADRLRAAQPALSRHIKLLEHELRVELFVRNGRGMLLTSAGRMLLDRTTGLVRQIEQVRDDLQSASGKPSGRVILGLVPTVSAVFSGRFARRVITDFPDISLRIVESYGGHLVEWLHRGEMDLAITYGPAVDLHLQVQSIGREDIAVVGPPGSGLNKKKHVDLKWLVKQNLIVPSISHGLRALLEKAVAREKLSLNPLIEADSYRAQISLMEEGLGYTLLPPSAIRAELAAQRLEMAALVSPSISRELILASPIDHPTSIATTTISTLIMSEIEQLSKEGFWKIKMTV